A part of Entelurus aequoreus isolate RoL-2023_Sb linkage group LG10, RoL_Eaeq_v1.1, whole genome shotgun sequence genomic DNA contains:
- the rrp8 gene encoding ribosomal RNA-processing protein 8: MFNEDEDWNDAADLLSERSLQKTPNNSDSININSKSVGKKSLLRTLQTLGSVPDWKDDDVCHLPDSDSEDEATRPHTKRKKKRRKRTKQGTTTEEQNDNMDVKEKKIATKIKKTGVPKAKNTTAGKTKSKETPKLEKQAGDMQKLNRQQWKNKMKNKRKCKNKYQPNNCEKEVETASKPLQTTRLCVSKNKQFHQAELPDEKKSKKPQKRKNTEKETETIPKKRANKKGVIAKCDEVVMNGYKKEADKIEVKPQMSKAEMLKREQLRKILQRHETEKKEEEEAAAVVVAASEKVTVADEGGEKPDRSASLRSRMEQRLESARFRYINEVLYSSTSGAAVRMFQQDPDAFWVYHRGYTAQVQRWPTNPVDAIIAYIRQKSSSLVVADFGCGDCKIGRSVKNKVHSFDLAATCDLVTVCDMANVPLKDSSVDIAVFCLSLMGTNLADFIAEANRVLKKGGVLKVAEVASRFDDVRSFLSAMAKLGFKMASKDTANTHFYSFEFVKTGNASENLKKIGLQLKACLYKKR; encoded by the exons ATGTTTAATGAAGACGAGGACTGGAATGATGCTGCAGACCTTCTGAGTGAAAGGTCTCTGCAAAAGACGCCAAATAACAGCGACAGCATcaatataaat TCCAAAAGCGTTGGAAAGAAGAGTCTATTGCGGACCCTGCAAACGCTGGGATCagtacctgactggaaggatgatgACGTCTGCCATCTGCCTGACAGCGACAGCGAGGATGAAGCCACCAGGCCTCACacgaagaggaagaagaaaagaaggaaaAGGACAAAACAAGGCACAACTACGGAAGAGCAGAACGACAACATGGATGTCAAGGAGAAGAAAATTGCaaccaaaattaaaaaaactg GGGTCCCAAAGGCTAAAAACACAACTGCAGGCAAGACAAAGAGCAAAGAGACTCCAAAATTGGAAAAGCAAGCAGGCGACATGCAGAAACTAAACCGGCAGCAGTGGAAAAACAAGATGAAGAATAAGAGGAAATGCAAAAACAAATACCAGCCTAATAATTGTGAAAAGGAAGTAGAGACAGCAAGTAAACCGTTGCAAACAACACGTTTATGTGTcagcaaaaacaaacaatttcACCAAGCGGAACTGCCGGATGAGAAAAAGTCGAAGAAGccacaaaaaaggaaaaacactGAGAAGGAAACAGAGacgataccaaaaaaaagagccaACAAGAAGGGCGTCATTGCCAAATGTGATGAAGTTGTCATGAATGGATATAAAAAGGAAGCGGATAAAATCGAGGTAAAACCCCAAATGAGCAAAGCAGAGATGCTGAAACGTGAGCAACTTCGGAAGATTCTCCAGCGCCACGAAAcggagaaaaaagaagaagaagaagcagcagcGGTGGTGGTGGCGGCGTCAGAAAAGGTGACAGTGGCGGACGAGGGGGGAGAGAAACCGGACCGCTCCGCCTCCCTCCGCTCTCGCATGGAGCAGCGCTTGGAGTCGGCTCGCTTCCGCTACATCAACGAGGTCCTGTACAGCAGCACCAGCGGTGCGGCCGTGCGGATGTTTCAGCAGGATCCCGACGCCTTCTGGGTCTACCACCGGGGATACACGGCGCAGGTGCAGAGGTGGCCCACCAACCCCGTGGACGCCATCATCGCGTACATTCGCCAAAA ATCGTCCTCACTGGTGGTGGCTGACTTTGGCTGCGGCGACTGTAAGATAGGACGCAGCGTCAAGAACAAAGTGCACAGCTTCGACCTGGCGGCGACCTGCGATCTGGTCACTGTGTGCGACATGGCcaac GTGCCGCTGAAGGACAGCTCGGTGGACATTGCCGTCTTCTGCCTGTCGCTGATGGGAACCAATCTGGCGGATTTCATAGCGGAGGCCAACCGTGTCTTAAAGAAAGG GGGTGTGCTGAAAGTGGCCGAGGTGGCGAGCAGATTCGATGACGTCAGGAGCTTCCTCAGCGCAATGGCCAAGTTGGGATTCAAGATGGCGTCCAAG gaTACAGCGAACACTCACTTCTACTCGTTTGAATTCGTCAAGACGGGCAACGCTTCAGAAAACTTGAAGAAAATAGGACTGCAGTTGAAGGCCTGCTTGTACAAGAAACGATga